A window of the Sphingobium sp. CAP-1 genome harbors these coding sequences:
- the ligA gene encoding NAD-dependent DNA ligase LigA — MIDPATLSEADAANRLMRLAREVAKHNRLYHDQDAPEISDADYDALIRENNALEAQFPHLIRADSPNAQVGAAATSALKKVPHAVRMMSLDNGFSDEDIAEFLARVRRFLALPDDAPVALTAEPKIDGLSCSLRYEQGELVLAATRGDGATGEDVTANVRTIADIPQRLTGPNVPDLFEVRGEVYMAKGDFVALNARLLGEADDPDKARQFANPRNAAAGSLRQKDASVTAARPLRFLAHGWGAYSALPAETQLGVMQAIASWGLPVSDMLACVDSLDALIAHYRGIEAARADLPFDIDGVVYKVDRLDWQQRLGFVAKAPRWAIAHKFPAERAQTTLEAIDIQVGRTGKLTPVGRLTPVTVGGVVVSNVTLHNADEIARLGVRPGDRIVVQRAGDVIPQVVDNLTRDEAREAFPFPTHCPVCGSEAVREEEEVDFRCTGGLICPAQRFERLRHFVSRAALDIEGLGEKSIQEFLDLGWIAEPADIFRLKKHRADLLAREGWKEKSVDNLFAAIEAKRAPDAARLLFGLGIRHVGAVTARDLLKRYTTLPGVRALAQEIIALRAAADPAETQAKRDKAIAEHIGVENVGAAVGHALADFFHEPHNVEAWDDLLAQVSPPDYIVETTASAVTGKTVVFTGKLETMSRDEAKAQAERLGAKAAGSVSAKTDLVVAGPGAGSKLKQAAALDIKVISEAEWAEIVQAAG, encoded by the coding sequence ATGATCGACCCTGCGACCCTCTCCGAAGCCGATGCCGCCAACCGCCTGATGCGCCTTGCCAGGGAGGTGGCGAAGCATAACCGCCTCTATCACGACCAGGATGCGCCGGAGATCAGCGATGCGGATTATGACGCGCTGATCCGCGAGAATAATGCGCTCGAAGCGCAATTTCCGCATCTGATCCGCGCCGATTCGCCCAATGCCCAGGTCGGCGCCGCCGCCACGTCCGCGCTCAAAAAAGTGCCGCACGCTGTCCGCATGATGAGCCTCGACAACGGTTTTTCCGACGAGGATATCGCCGAATTTCTGGCCCGCGTCCGCCGCTTCCTCGCACTGCCCGACGACGCGCCGGTCGCGCTGACCGCCGAGCCCAAGATCGATGGCCTGTCCTGCTCGCTGCGCTATGAGCAGGGCGAACTGGTGCTCGCCGCCACGCGCGGCGACGGCGCGACCGGTGAGGATGTGACCGCCAACGTCCGCACGATCGCCGACATTCCCCAGCGCCTGACCGGCCCGAACGTCCCCGACCTGTTCGAGGTGCGGGGGGAAGTCTATATGGCCAAGGGCGATTTCGTCGCGCTCAACGCCCGTCTGCTGGGCGAAGCCGATGACCCGGACAAGGCGCGCCAGTTCGCCAACCCCCGCAACGCCGCCGCCGGATCGTTGCGCCAGAAGGACGCCAGCGTCACCGCCGCCCGCCCGCTGCGCTTTCTCGCCCACGGCTGGGGCGCCTACAGCGCGCTGCCCGCAGAAACGCAGTTGGGCGTGATGCAGGCGATCGCGTCATGGGGTCTGCCGGTGTCGGACATGCTCGCCTGCGTCGACAGCCTTGACGCGCTCATCGCCCATTATCGGGGGATCGAGGCGGCGCGCGCCGACCTGCCTTTCGACATTGACGGCGTCGTCTACAAGGTCGACCGGCTCGACTGGCAGCAGCGCCTTGGCTTCGTGGCGAAAGCGCCGCGCTGGGCCATCGCCCATAAATTCCCGGCCGAACGCGCGCAGACCACGCTGGAGGCGATCGACATTCAGGTCGGCCGCACCGGCAAGCTCACCCCCGTCGGTCGCCTCACCCCCGTCACCGTGGGCGGCGTGGTCGTCTCCAACGTCACCCTGCACAATGCCGACGAGATCGCCCGGCTCGGCGTCCGCCCCGGCGACCGCATCGTCGTCCAGCGCGCCGGCGACGTGATTCCGCAGGTCGTCGACAATCTGACCCGTGACGAGGCGCGCGAAGCCTTTCCCTTCCCGACCCATTGCCCGGTCTGCGGCTCCGAAGCCGTGCGCGAGGAGGAGGAAGTCGATTTTCGCTGCACCGGCGGTCTGATCTGCCCGGCCCAGCGGTTCGAGCGACTCCGCCATTTCGTCAGTCGCGCCGCGCTCGATATCGAGGGGCTGGGCGAAAAGAGCATTCAGGAATTTCTCGACCTTGGCTGGATCGCCGAACCCGCCGACATTTTCCGCCTGAAAAAGCATCGTGCCGACCTGCTGGCACGCGAAGGCTGGAAGGAAAAGTCGGTCGACAATCTCTTTGCCGCGATTGAGGCCAAGCGCGCGCCTGATGCCGCGCGGCTGTTGTTCGGCCTCGGCATCCGCCATGTCGGCGCGGTCACGGCGCGGGATTTGCTCAAACGCTATACGACGCTACCGGGCGTCCGCGCGCTGGCGCAGGAGATTATCGCCCTGCGCGCCGCCGCCGACCCGGCGGAGACGCAGGCCAAGCGCGACAAGGCGATCGCCGAACATATCGGCGTCGAAAATGTTGGTGCGGCGGTTGGCCATGCGCTCGCCGACTTCTTCCACGAGCCGCATAATGTGGAGGCGTGGGATGACCTCCTCGCGCAAGTTTCCCCGCCCGATTATATCGTGGAAACCACCGCCAGCGCCGTCACCGGCAAGACGGTTGTGTTCACCGGCAAGCTCGAAACCATGAGCCGGGACGAGGCGAAGGCGCAGGCTGAACGGCTGGGCGCGAAGGCCGCCGGCTCCGTCAGCGCCAAGACCGATCTGGTCGTCGCCGGCCCCGGCGCGGGCAGCAAGCTCAAACAGGCGGCCGCGCTGGACATCAAAGTCATCAGCGAAGCCGAATGGGCGGAGATCGTGCAGGCGGCGGGTTGA
- the recN gene encoding DNA repair protein RecN, with translation MLTSLAIRNVVLIEALDLEFGAGLSVLTGETGAGKSILLDSLGLALGARADSGLVRNGEAQASVVAAFEPPAADHRATALLIENGIDIDPGEPLLIRRLVKADGGSRAFINDQPCSAALLRDLGGSLVEIHGQHDDRGLLNPRGHRALLDSYGRCKADAVAIAHAGWRAATNALAEARMIVANAARDRDYLTHAVEELRKFAPEPGEEATLAEERATMQKGARLTDDLGAVSDCLTGSDGGLAQLRQAARRLDRIAGGEPLLTAVLEALDRAVVEAGEAEDRLAEAAEALTFDPARLDAIETRLFDLRGLARKHQVAPDDLAALRDDMAAKLAAIEGGEEHIATLEKDVAAKATTYRAAAQALSGERQLAAGRLDAAVAAELAPLKLDAARFRTVVAQIDEGQWSAQGMDRVEFEISTNPGAPFAPLAKIASGGELSRFILALKVALAERGGADTLIFDEIDRGVGGAVADAIGERLSRLAQSNQILVVTHSPQVAARGAGHMLIAKSSDGTVTRTGVHALSDGERREEIARMLSGAEITAEARAQAERLLERV, from the coding sequence ATGCTGACCTCGCTCGCCATCCGCAACGTCGTGCTGATCGAGGCGCTGGACCTGGAGTTCGGCGCGGGCCTGTCCGTGCTGACCGGTGAAACCGGGGCGGGCAAATCGATCCTGCTTGATTCGCTGGGGCTGGCGTTGGGCGCGCGCGCCGACAGTGGCCTTGTCCGCAATGGTGAGGCGCAGGCCAGCGTCGTTGCCGCTTTCGAGCCGCCCGCCGCCGATCATCGCGCCACCGCGCTGCTGATCGAAAACGGCATCGACATCGATCCTGGCGAACCGCTGCTGATCCGCCGGCTGGTGAAGGCCGATGGCGGCAGCCGGGCCTTCATCAATGACCAGCCCTGTTCGGCGGCCTTGCTGCGCGATCTGGGCGGATCGCTGGTCGAAATTCACGGCCAGCATGACGATCGTGGCCTGCTGAACCCGCGCGGCCACCGCGCGCTGCTCGACAGCTATGGCCGGTGCAAGGCGGATGCTGTCGCCATCGCCCATGCCGGCTGGCGCGCCGCGACCAACGCGCTCGCCGAAGCGCGCATGATCGTCGCGAATGCCGCACGCGACCGCGATTATCTGACCCACGCGGTCGAGGAACTGCGCAAATTCGCGCCCGAACCCGGCGAGGAAGCCACGCTCGCCGAAGAACGCGCGACGATGCAGAAGGGCGCACGCCTGACCGACGATCTGGGCGCGGTCAGCGATTGCCTCACCGGCTCCGATGGCGGCCTTGCCCAATTGCGCCAGGCCGCGCGCCGGCTTGATCGCATCGCTGGCGGGGAGCCGTTGCTGACCGCCGTTCTGGAAGCGCTCGATCGCGCCGTGGTGGAAGCAGGGGAGGCGGAGGATCGCCTGGCCGAAGCCGCCGAGGCCTTGACCTTCGATCCGGCCCGGCTCGACGCGATCGAAACCCGCCTGTTCGATCTGCGCGGCCTGGCCCGCAAGCATCAGGTGGCGCCTGACGACCTTGCCGCGCTGCGCGACGACATGGCCGCGAAACTGGCCGCGATCGAGGGTGGGGAAGAACATATCGCCACGCTGGAAAAGGATGTCGCGGCAAAGGCGACCACCTATCGCGCCGCCGCGCAGGCGCTGTCGGGCGAGCGCCAACTGGCAGCCGGCCGGCTCGACGCCGCCGTCGCCGCCGAACTCGCGCCGCTGAAACTCGACGCCGCCCGCTTCCGCACCGTGGTCGCCCAGATTGATGAAGGGCAATGGAGCGCGCAGGGCATGGACCGGGTCGAGTTCGAAATCTCGACCAATCCCGGCGCGCCCTTTGCGCCGCTGGCGAAGATCGCATCGGGCGGCGAATTGTCGCGGTTCATCCTGGCGCTGAAGGTCGCGCTGGCCGAGCGGGGCGGGGCGGACACGCTGATCTTCGATGAAATCGACCGGGGTGTGGGCGGCGCAGTCGCCGATGCGATCGGCGAGCGGCTTTCACGATTGGCGCAGAGCAACCAGATCCTCGTCGTCACCCACAGCCCGCAGGTCGCGGCGCGGGGCGCGGGCCATATGCTGATCGCCAAGTCCAGTGACGGCACCGTCACCCGCACCGGCGTTCATGCGCTCAGCGACGGGGAGCGCCGCGAGGAAATTGCCCGGATGCTCTCCGGCGCGGAAATCACGGCGGAAGCGCGCGCGCAGGCGGAGCGGTTGCTGGAGCGGGTTTGA
- a CDS encoding winged helix-turn-helix transcriptional regulator: MTDPLPLRPGDAYNPDCPTRHVLDRIGDKWAVLVLLTLKDGPVRFNDLRRRIGAISQKMLSQTLKSLERDGLVSRAAFATVPVTVEYRLTPLAGGLIGILDQIARWAETHVGDIMAARRAHDGAPADRAAA; encoded by the coding sequence ATGACCGATCCGCTGCCCCTTCGTCCGGGCGACGCCTATAATCCCGACTGCCCGACCCGCCATGTGCTGGACCGGATCGGCGACAAATGGGCGGTGCTGGTGTTGCTGACGCTGAAGGACGGGCCGGTGCGCTTCAACGATTTGCGGCGGCGGATCGGCGCGATTTCGCAGAAGATGCTGTCGCAGACGCTGAAGAGTCTGGAGCGCGACGGGCTGGTCAGCCGGGCCGCCTTCGCCACCGTCCCGGTCACGGTGGAATATCGGCTGACCCCGCTGGCGGGCGGGCTGATCGGCATATTGGACCAGATCGCCCGCTGGGCCGAGACGCATGTGGGCGACATTATGGCGGCGCGGCGGGCGCATGACGGCGCGCCCGCCGACCGGGCGGCGGCTTAA
- a CDS encoding NAD(P)-dependent oxidoreductase, with product MKVAIIGGSGRAGTEISAELARRGHRVTAISRHPENAVAADGVNAVAGDVNAPAALADLLRGHDVVVSAVMFSDTDAASLVGVVRDSGVSRYLVVGGAGSLEVAPGVALITTPDFPEAYKAEAGKGADFLTYLRGVDDIDWTFLSPSAYFFVGDRTGRFRLGKDALLVDADGNSSISYADYAIALVDEIEHPQHSRARFTVGY from the coding sequence ATGAAGGTAGCAATTATCGGCGGCAGCGGTCGCGCCGGTACGGAAATCAGCGCGGAACTGGCGCGGCGCGGTCATCGGGTGACGGCCATTTCGCGCCACCCCGAAAATGCGGTGGCGGCTGATGGGGTAAATGCGGTCGCAGGCGACGTTAACGCTCCCGCCGCGCTGGCCGACCTGCTTCGCGGCCATGATGTGGTGGTCAGCGCGGTCATGTTCTCCGACACCGATGCCGCGTCGCTGGTCGGCGTGGTGCGCGACTCCGGCGTGTCGCGCTATCTGGTGGTCGGCGGCGCCGGCTCGCTGGAGGTCGCGCCGGGCGTCGCCCTCATCACCACCCCCGATTTCCCCGAAGCCTATAAGGCCGAAGCGGGCAAGGGGGCCGACTTCCTCACCTATCTGCGCGGGGTCGATGACATCGACTGGACCTTCCTCTCGCCCTCCGCCTATTTCTTCGTCGGTGATCGCACGGGCCGTTTCCGCCTTGGCAAGGACGCACTGCTGGTCGACGCCGATGGCAATAGCAGCATCTCCTACGCCGACTATGCCATCGCCCTGGTCGACGAGATCGAGCATCCGCAGCACAGCCGGGCGCGGTTCACGGTGGGCTATTGA
- the yghU gene encoding glutathione-dependent disulfide-bond oxidoreductase — protein MTKAYTPPAVWTWDKENGGPFASINRPIAGPTHDKALPVGKHPLQLYSLATPNGQKVTILLEELLEAGVSAADYDAWLIRIGDGDQFSSGFVDVNPNSKIPALMDHSVSPPQRVFESGAILLYLAEKFGKFLPTDPAGRTATLSWLFWQMGAGPLLGGGFGHFFAYAPEKYEYPINRYTMEVKRQLDVLDRHLAQNDYMAGADYTIADIAIWPWYGGVVLNRAYGAAEFLDAESYKNVLRWAKQIDARPAVKRGRMVNKANGPLEEQLHERHDASDFATRTQDKLEGAA, from the coding sequence ATGACCAAAGCCTATACCCCGCCCGCCGTCTGGACCTGGGACAAGGAGAATGGTGGCCCCTTCGCCTCCATCAACCGGCCGATCGCCGGCCCGACCCATGACAAGGCGCTGCCGGTGGGCAAGCATCCGCTCCAGCTCTACTCGCTCGCCACGCCCAATGGGCAGAAGGTGACGATCCTGCTGGAGGAGTTGCTGGAAGCGGGCGTTTCCGCCGCAGACTATGACGCCTGGCTGATCCGCATCGGCGATGGCGACCAGTTTTCCAGCGGTTTTGTCGACGTAAACCCGAACAGCAAGATCCCGGCGTTGATGGACCATAGCGTATCGCCGCCGCAGCGCGTGTTCGAATCCGGCGCGATCCTGCTCTATCTGGCGGAGAAGTTCGGGAAATTCCTGCCAACCGATCCGGCCGGGCGGACCGCGACGCTGAGTTGGCTGTTCTGGCAGATGGGTGCGGGTCCGCTGCTGGGCGGCGGCTTTGGCCATTTCTTTGCCTATGCGCCGGAAAAATACGAATATCCGATCAACCGCTATACGATGGAAGTGAAGCGGCAACTGGACGTGCTGGACCGGCATCTGGCGCAGAATGACTATATGGCGGGCGCGGACTATACGATCGCCGATATCGCCATCTGGCCCTGGTATGGCGGTGTGGTGCTGAACCGGGCCTATGGCGCGGCGGAGTTTCTGGACGCGGAAAGCTACAAGAATGTGCTGCGCTGGGCGAAGCAGATCGACGCACGCCCCGCAGTCAAGCGCGGCCGGATGGTCAACAAGGCGAACGGGCCGCTGGAGGAGCAACTGCACGAACGGCATGACGCCAGCGACTTCGCGACGCGGACGCAGGACAAGCTGGAAGGCGCGGCTTAA
- the pnp gene encoding polyribonucleotide nucleotidyltransferase gives MFDVKKVSIELAGKTLTLETGRIARQADAAVLATYGETVVLCAVTAAKSVKEGQDFFPLTVHYQEKYSAAGRIPGGFFKRERGATEKETLVSRLIDRPIRPLFPEGFYNEINVIAQVMSFDGESEPDIVAMIAASAALTLSGVPFLGPIGAARVGYKDGEYQLNPSLDEVKAGELDLVVAATGNAVMMVESEAKELSEDVMLGAVLFAHEASKKVVNAIIELAEKAAKDPWDVAKGDDLDDLKKKLKKLIGKDITAAYKLTDKSARSNALNEARAKAKAQFAADGLDAQTVMAGIKLTKKLESEIVRGAILKDGKRIDGRTTTQIRPIEAMVGFLPRTHGSALFTRGETQSICTTTLGTKDAEQMIDGLTGLHYENFMLHYNFPPYSVGEVGRFGAPGRREVGHGKLAWRALHPVLPTKDEFPYTIRVLSDITESNGSSSMATVCGGSLSMMDAGVPLKRPVSGIAMGLILEGKNFAVLSDILGDEDHLGDMDFKVAGTEAGITTMQMDIKVAGITQEIFEVALRQAKEGRAHILGEMSKALSSTRTELSAHAPRIETIQIDKSKIRDVIGTGGKVIREIVAETGAKVDIDDEGVIKISSSDIAQIEAAKKWILGIVEEAEVGKVYVGKVVNIVDFGAFVNFMGGKDGLVHVSEMKNERVEKPTDVVSEGQEVKVKVLEIDPRGKVRLSMRVVDQETGEELEDTRPAREPREPRGDRGDRGDRGRGPRRDGGDRGGRGGDRGPRRDGGDRGPRRERSEGGKDDGPAPGGLPDFLTQD, from the coding sequence ATGTTCGATGTAAAGAAGGTATCAATCGAGCTGGCCGGCAAGACGCTGACCCTCGAAACCGGCCGTATTGCGCGTCAGGCCGACGCCGCCGTGCTGGCGACCTATGGCGAAACCGTGGTGCTGTGCGCCGTGACCGCCGCCAAGTCGGTGAAGGAAGGCCAGGACTTCTTCCCGCTGACCGTCCATTATCAGGAAAAATATTCGGCCGCCGGTCGCATTCCGGGTGGCTTCTTCAAGCGGGAGCGTGGCGCGACGGAAAAGGAAACGCTGGTTTCCCGCCTGATCGACCGCCCGATCCGCCCGCTGTTCCCCGAAGGTTTCTATAACGAAATCAACGTTATCGCTCAGGTGATGTCGTTCGACGGCGAAAGCGAACCCGATATCGTCGCGATGATCGCCGCGTCGGCCGCGCTGACCCTGTCGGGCGTGCCTTTCCTGGGTCCGATCGGCGCCGCGCGCGTCGGTTACAAGGATGGCGAATATCAGCTCAACCCGTCGCTGGACGAAGTGAAGGCCGGCGAACTCGACCTGGTCGTCGCCGCCACCGGCAATGCGGTGATGATGGTCGAATCCGAAGCCAAGGAACTGTCGGAAGACGTGATGCTCGGCGCCGTTCTCTTCGCCCATGAAGCGTCGAAGAAGGTCGTCAACGCGATCATCGAGCTGGCCGAAAAGGCCGCGAAGGACCCGTGGGATGTTGCCAAGGGCGACGATCTGGACGACCTGAAGAAGAAGCTGAAGAAGCTGATCGGCAAGGACATCACGGCAGCCTACAAGCTGACCGACAAGTCGGCCCGCTCCAACGCGCTCAATGAAGCCCGCGCCAAGGCGAAGGCCCAGTTCGCGGCAGACGGCCTCGACGCCCAGACCGTGATGGCCGGCATCAAGCTGACCAAGAAGCTGGAATCGGAAATCGTGCGTGGCGCCATCCTCAAGGACGGCAAGCGCATCGACGGCCGCACCACCACCCAGATCCGCCCGATCGAGGCGATGGTCGGCTTCCTGCCGCGCACCCATGGTTCGGCCCTGTTCACCCGTGGCGAAACGCAGTCGATCTGCACCACCACGCTGGGCACCAAGGACGCCGAGCAGATGATCGACGGCCTCACTGGCCTGCATTATGAAAACTTCATGCTGCACTATAACTTCCCGCCCTATTCGGTCGGTGAAGTCGGCCGCTTCGGCGCGCCGGGCCGTCGTGAAGTCGGCCATGGCAAGCTGGCATGGCGTGCGCTGCATCCCGTGCTGCCGACCAAGGACGAGTTCCCCTACACCATCCGCGTTCTCTCGGACATCACCGAGTCGAACGGTTCCTCCTCGATGGCCACCGTCTGCGGCGGTTCGCTGTCGATGATGGACGCGGGCGTGCCCCTGAAGCGCCCCGTGTCGGGCATCGCCATGGGCCTGATCCTGGAAGGCAAGAATTTCGCTGTCCTCAGCGACATTCTGGGCGACGAGGATCATCTGGGCGACATGGACTTCAAGGTGGCGGGCACGGAAGCGGGCATCACCACCATGCAGATGGACATCAAGGTTGCCGGCATCACGCAGGAAATCTTCGAAGTCGCGTTGCGTCAGGCGAAGGAAGGCCGCGCCCATATCCTGGGTGAGATGAGCAAGGCGCTGTCCTCGACCCGCACCGAACTGTCGGCCCATGCCCCGCGCATCGAGACGATCCAGATCGACAAGTCGAAGATCCGTGACGTTATCGGCACCGGCGGCAAGGTCATCCGCGAGATCGTCGCGGAAACCGGCGCGAAGGTCGACATTGACGACGAAGGCGTCATCAAGATCAGCTCGTCCGACATCGCCCAGATCGAAGCTGCCAAGAAGTGGATTCTGGGCATCGTCGAGGAAGCGGAAGTCGGCAAGGTCTATGTCGGCAAGGTCGTCAACATTGTCGACTTCGGTGCGTTCGTGAACTTCATGGGTGGCAAGGACGGCCTCGTCCACGTCTCCGAAATGAAGAATGAGCGCGTCGAAAAGCCGACCGATGTCGTCTCCGAAGGCCAGGAAGTGAAGGTCAAGGTTCTGGAGATCGACCCGCGCGGCAAGGTGCGCCTGTCGATGCGCGTCGTCGATCAGGAAACCGGTGAGGAGCTGGAGGACACACGTCCGGCTCGCGAACCGCGTGAACCGCGCGGCGACCGTGGTGATCGCGGCGATCGTGGTCGCGGCCCGCGCCGTGACGGCGGCGACCGTGGCGGTCGCGGTGGCGATCGTGGTCCGCGCCGTGATGGCGGTGATCGCGGCCCCCGCCGTGAACGCAGCGAAGGCGGCAAGGACGACGGCCCGGCGCCGGGCGGTCTGCCCGACTTCCTGACCCAGGACTGA
- a CDS encoding sensor histidine kinase has product MQRSNERFVERLPLVLNRPVYGYALTLLFCAAAMMLRIAAEPLLPSGYPFVTFFPAVILSTFLFGVRPGLFAAVLCGFASWYIFIAPMFGFPLNPAVAVALLFYAGVVGVDIWLIHIMQRANFNLAVERERSRILADNRELLFRELQHRVSNNLQVVAAMLSLQRRQVDHADAKRALDDASERLALVGRISRALYDPSGMGQDVHAFLSALTADIVGASGRADVTVEVIAPDSMQLEATMAVPFALIVAEAVSNAIEHGMPDRAGRIRLTLDTADGALSLQVADDGRGIAPDFQIDAQQSLGLRIAHALAGQIGGRFALAPGQQGGAVARLDLPAAAAC; this is encoded by the coding sequence ATGCAGCGGAGTAATGAGCGCTTTGTCGAACGCCTGCCGCTCGTCCTCAATCGGCCGGTCTATGGCTATGCGCTGACCCTGCTATTCTGCGCGGCGGCAATGATGCTCCGCATCGCGGCCGAACCGTTGCTGCCAAGCGGCTATCCCTTCGTCACCTTCTTCCCCGCCGTCATCCTGTCCACCTTTCTGTTCGGCGTGCGGCCGGGCCTGTTCGCTGCGGTCCTCTGCGGCTTTGCGTCCTGGTATATCTTCATTGCGCCGATGTTCGGCTTTCCCCTCAATCCGGCGGTGGCGGTGGCCCTGCTATTCTATGCCGGCGTGGTGGGCGTCGACATCTGGCTGATCCACATCATGCAGCGGGCCAATTTCAACCTGGCGGTCGAGCGCGAGCGCAGCCGGATATTGGCCGACAATCGCGAATTGCTGTTCCGGGAATTGCAGCATCGCGTGTCGAACAATCTTCAGGTCGTCGCCGCGATGCTCTCGCTCCAGCGCCGTCAGGTCGATCATGCGGATGCCAAGCGGGCGCTGGACGATGCCTCCGAACGGCTGGCGCTGGTCGGCCGCATCAGCCGCGCCCTCTATGATCCGTCGGGGATGGGGCAGGATGTCCACGCCTTCCTGTCCGCCCTCACGGCCGACATTGTCGGCGCCAGCGGCCGGGCCGATGTGACGGTGGAGGTCATCGCCCCGGACTCGATGCAGCTCGAAGCGACCATGGCCGTTCCCTTTGCGTTGATCGTGGCCGAAGCGGTCAGCAACGCGATCGAACATGGGATGCCCGATCGTGCCGGGCGCATCCGCCTGACGCTCGATACGGCCGATGGCGCGCTCAGCCTCCAGGTCGCCGACGATGGCCGGGGCATCGCACCCGACTTTCAGATCGACGCGCAGCAATCGCTGGGCCTGCGCATCGCCCATGCATTGGCGGGCCAGATTGGCGGCCGCTTCGCGCTGGCGCCGGGGCAGCAGGGCGGGGCGGTCGCCCGGCTCGATCTGCCCGCTGCGGCGGCTTGTTGA
- the groES gene encoding co-chaperone GroES codes for MAFRPLHDRVLVRRIEAEAKTAGGIIIPDTAKEKPQEGEIVSVGSGSKAEDGKVTPLDVKAGDRVLFGKWSGTEVKVDGEDLLIMKESDILGIVG; via the coding sequence ATGGCATTTCGTCCGTTGCATGACCGCGTTCTCGTTCGCCGCATCGAAGCGGAAGCGAAGACTGCCGGCGGCATCATCATCCCCGACACCGCCAAGGAAAAGCCGCAGGAAGGCGAAATCGTTTCGGTCGGTTCGGGCAGCAAGGCCGAGGACGGCAAGGTCACGCCGCTCGACGTGAAGGCGGGCGATCGCGTTCTGTTCGGCAAGTGGTCGGGCACCGAAGTCAAGGTCGACGGTGAAGACCTGCTCATCATGAAGGAA
- a CDS encoding putative quinol monooxygenase encodes MTHNRRDMIGLTAAAIAASALPAAAQEPGPRYGLIGQMLSAPDKRDELVAILTATTGAMPGCLSYVVALDSANPDAIWITEVWDSRESHAASLQLPAVRAAIAKARPIIAGFPQHFETVPVAGI; translated from the coding sequence ATGACCCATAATCGAAGAGACATGATCGGCCTCACCGCTGCCGCCATCGCCGCCAGCGCGCTCCCCGCCGCCGCGCAGGAACCCGGCCCCCGCTACGGCCTGATCGGCCAGATGCTGAGCGCGCCGGACAAGCGCGACGAACTGGTCGCCATCCTCACCGCCACTACCGGCGCGATGCCCGGTTGCCTCTCCTATGTCGTCGCGCTCGACAGTGCCAATCCCGACGCCATCTGGATCACCGAAGTCTGGGACAGCCGCGAAAGCCACGCCGCCTCGCTCCAACTCCCCGCCGTCCGCGCCGCCATCGCCAAAGCCCGCCCGATCATCGCCGGCTTCCCCCAGCATTTTGAGACGGTGCCGGTGGCGGGAATCTGA
- a CDS encoding outer membrane protein assembly factor BamD translates to MKNLSRVAAPALIAILLSGCSTSKNKADTLYVARDVSTLYNSGKARLDRGQYKLAAALFDEVERQHPYSPWARRAQLMSAFSYYLNQDYAESISASQRFLSIHTGNRDAPYAYYLIALCYYEQIADVTRDQKITSQALDALGELIRRYPDTRYAADARLKVDLVNDHLAGKEMEVGRFYQRRGQWLAATLRFRSVIDKYQTTTHTPEALERLVESYLSLGVPAEAQKAAAVLGRNYPGSKWYERSFKLMREHGGKA, encoded by the coding sequence ATGAAAAACCTGTCGCGCGTCGCCGCTCCCGCCCTGATCGCCATTCTGCTGTCGGGTTGCTCGACCTCGAAGAACAAGGCCGACACCCTCTATGTCGCGCGCGACGTGTCGACGCTCTACAACAGCGGCAAGGCGCGGCTCGACCGCGGTCAGTATAAGCTTGCTGCCGCCCTGTTCGATGAAGTCGAGCGCCAGCATCCCTATTCGCCCTGGGCGCGCCGGGCGCAGCTCATGTCGGCCTTCAGCTATTATCTGAATCAGGATTATGCCGAATCCATTTCGGCTTCGCAGCGCTTCCTGTCGATCCACACCGGCAACCGGGATGCGCCCTATGCTTATTATCTGATCGCGCTCTGCTATTATGAGCAGATTGCCGACGTTACCCGCGACCAGAAGATCACGAGCCAGGCGCTCGACGCGCTGGGCGAGCTGATCCGCCGCTATCCCGACACGCGCTACGCCGCCGATGCCCGGCTCAAGGTCGATCTGGTGAACGATCATCTGGCCGGCAAGGAAATGGAAGTCGGTCGCTTCTATCAGCGGCGCGGCCAGTGGCTCGCCGCCACGCTGCGCTTCCGGTCCGTGATCGACAAATATCAGACCACCACCCATACGCCCGAAGCGCTGGAACGGCTGGTCGAATCCTATCTCTCGCTCGGCGTCCCCGCCGAAGCGCAAAAGGCCGCCGCTGTGCTGGGCCGCAACTATCCCGGCTCCAAATGGTATGAGCGTTCGTTCAAGCTGATGCGGGAACATGGCGGCAAGGCCTGA